One Bombina bombina isolate aBomBom1 chromosome 5, aBomBom1.pri, whole genome shotgun sequence DNA segment encodes these proteins:
- the LOC128661598 gene encoding proto-oncogene Mas-like — translation MEFNGTSHMGLNTSEDESGFDENANIHFAIAASCAVALCLFGMVGNIIVFWYLCFRIPKNKYTVYIINLTAADFLFLTFTVFIIGIQFNKLIGGNNDFTGKEQLYLFAEIFYDSAQYSGMFFLTAISVERCLSVLFPIWYKCNRQKNQSSIVCICLWIIGCSESLIENLACSSKDFDAQTNACTGIEIMRFVISIGICLPLMVTSSLILLFRIQRTLRQQYPPRLYVIIIAAVFLFILSVTPFSFLWFLMYFKLLFSHVQTVSLFYAIVFCTVLNSTLNPYIYFIVGRLRKTTPKVSIHEILQRAFHEEEAEREKITNKEVDTESSQ, via the coding sequence ATGGAATTCAATGGAACAAGTCATATGGGTCTAAATACAAGCGAGGATGAAAGTGGTTTTGATGAAAATGCGAACATACATTTTGCTATTGCAGCCTCGTGTGCCGTAGCACTTTGCTTATTTGGAATGGTGGGAAATATAATAGTGTTCTGGTACCTCTGCTTTAGGAttccaaagaacaaatatactgtttatattataAACCTGACAGCTGCTGACTTCCTTTTTCTAACGTTCACTGTTTTTATAATTGGGATCCAATTTAATAAATTGATTGGGGGAAATAATGATTTTACAGGAAAAGAACAATTGTATCTATTTGCTGAGATATTTTATGATTCTGCACAATACTCTGGAATGTTCTTCCTCACAGCTATTAGTGTTGAAAGGTGTCTGTCTGTCTTATTTCCCATTTGGTACAAATGTAATAGACAAAAGAACCAGTCTTCcattgtgtgtatctgtctttGGATTATTGGCTGCTCTGAGAGTCTAATTGAAAATCTTGCTTGTTCATCGAAGGATTTTGATGCCCAGACCAATGCATGTACAGGAATTGAAATAATGAGATTTGTTATAAGTATTGGTATTTGTCTGCCATTAATGGTGACTTCAAGTCTTATTCTGCTCTTCAGGATACAAAGAACATTACGACAACAGTACCCACCAAGGTTGTATGTCATTATTATTGCTGCAGTTTTTTTATTCATCTTATCAGTTACTCCATTCAGCTTTTTGTGGTTTCTTATGTACTTTAAGCTTTTGTTTTCACATGTTCAAACAGTGAGTTTATTTTATGCCATTGTGTTCTGCACAGTGCTTAATAGCACACTGAATCCCTACATTTACTTCATTGTTGGGAGACTCAGGAAGACAACACCTAAAGTCTCCATACATGAGATTCTTCAGAGAGCCTTCCATGAagaagaggcagagagagagaaaataacaaacaaagaagtggATACTGAATCAAGTCAATAG